Part of the Streptomyces europaeiscabiei genome is shown below.
GCCGGGCGAACGGATCAGTGTCCCGGCGGGCTGCGGCCAGCAACTTGGCGGCTGCGGCGTCGTCGAGGAATCGGGGCAGCGGCTCGTCCGCGATCGGAAAGTCGCTGTCGAATACCAGCTGGCGGGGCGGCCGGTCGGCGGCGTCCCACTCGTCCAGGCGGCGGAAGAAGCCGCGCAGTTTGCTCAGCCGGTCGCGGACGGTATGCCGGTGCAGCGGACCGCCGCGCGCGGCCGGCCGCTCCAGCAGCCATTGCCGATAGCGTTCGACGTGCCGACGCTTGAACTGGGCGACACACGTCACCGCCGGGTCTTCGGCGGCCACCAGCAGAGCGAACTCCCGCAGCGTCAGCTCGGCGTTCTTCACCGTGCCCGGCCGCAGCGTCCCCGCGATCTGCTTCAGGTAGTGCTGCATCGTGGACGCCATCGTGGGTGCGACGCGTGACCATTCGGCGGCGCGGATGTCGGCTCGATCCGGGTGACGTCGGCGCGGGAGCTGGTCGGACAACTCGCAGTGGAAGAGCGTCGCCTCGAGGTTGAACAGAGACGTCGACAGGGCCTTGACCCCGCGATTGGGAATGCGACGGGCTGCCTCCAGCAGCAGATCGCGGCCCTGGTCCCAGTCTGTCTGCTGCAACTCGTGCGGCTGCTTGCCGAAGAGGGCAACGAAGTGGCCCAGCAGATTGAACTGGGACATGGCCAGATAGTCGCGGAAGCCGAGTGTCCGGGCCGTCTCCATGAACCGAAGGTGCAGTTCCGGCTCCGTTCTGGCCAGCACGATGCCCAGCCGTGGGCGCCGCGCGACCAGGTAGTCCGCGCCGGGCTGCAGACGTCCGGTGACCGCGAGCCAGCTGATGAATCGGTGCGTCTCATGGTTGAACGAGAGTTGCCGCTCGATCGGAAGGCGGCAGAAGTCCTCCAGATCGGGCACTGCGGCGAGCAGGGCGCGAGCCCTCCAGCGGACCTTGTGGTCGGTGTTCATTCCCTGCCCGGCCCGGTGGGCGAGGTAGTACTCGACGAGGTCCGGTCGCACGATCGGCAGGGCCGCGGCTCTGGCCCGGCGCATCAGGACTCCGCCCTGTCTGCGTCGATGGCGGCGCTTGCCTGGAGATATTGCTCGGCGAGCCAGCTGTTCGCCAGGTGGATGTAGATCCGGGTTGATTCGATGGAACGGTGCCCGGCCTGGGCCTGCACTGCTTCCAGGGCCATGCCCGCCTCCCGCAGCCGGGTCAGGCAGGTGTGACGGAGCTGGTGGCAGGTCAGCCGCGGCAGTCCTGTCCGCCTCCGGACGCCGTCGAGAATTTCGTCCAGACCGTCGGAGGACAGAGGTCGGCCCCGGGTCGGCCCCCGCAGCACAACGAACAGCTGATCGTGATCGACGGCAGGTCGCTCCTGGTCCAGGTAGTCCCCGACGGCGGTGAAGAAGTGCGCAGAGATCGGTATCAGGCGTTGATGCCCGCCCTTGCCTTCGTTGATGAAGACTCGACGTTCGCCTGGCGAGAGGTCTCCCAGCCGCAGGCCGAGTACTTCGCAGCGGC
Proteins encoded:
- a CDS encoding tyrosine-type recombinase/integrase; amino-acid sequence: MRRARAAALPIVRPDLVEYYLAHRAGQGMNTDHKVRWRARALLAAVPDLEDFCRLPIERQLSFNHETHRFISWLAVTGRLQPGADYLVARRPRLGIVLARTEPELHLRFMETARTLGFRDYLAMSQFNLLGHFVALFGKQPHELQQTDWDQGRDLLLEAARRIPNRGVKALSTSLFNLEATLFHCELSDQLPRRRHPDRADIRAAEWSRVAPTMASTMQHYLKQIAGTLRPGTVKNAELTLREFALLVAAEDPAVTCVAQFKRRHVERYRQWLLERPAARGGPLHRHTVRDRLSKLRGFFRRLDEWDAADRPPRQLVFDSDFPIADEPLPRFLDDAAAAKLLAAARRDTDPFARLAIEILARTGMRRSEMLGLTVDAVVQIGSAYWLRVPVGKMHTDRYVPLHPQLKMLLDDWLLHRPEGLRSNLLFTDHGRPINASRIETAVRRAAERAGLGRVTPHQLRHTLATQAINRGMSLEAIAALLGHRSLSMTRVYARIADRTVADEYFAVSEKVEALYDAPRQLPADAEGSEMGKLRREMHRRMLGNGYCARPVEMDCHFESICESCTFFVTTIEFRPTLERQRDDAVAKGQVAREQIFDGLLTRLDEQAS